A part of Carettochelys insculpta isolate YL-2023 chromosome 1, ASM3395843v1, whole genome shotgun sequence genomic DNA contains:
- the ZBED1 gene encoding E3 SUMO-protein ligase ZBED1 isoform X2: protein MENKSLEGSPSDLKLVAHPRAKSKVWKYFGFDTNAEGCILQWKKIYCRICMAQIAYSGNTSNLSYHLEKNHPDEFCEFVKSNTEQMREAFATAFSKLKPESSQQVVQDTLIMKTSHNYENKKHQELTSAVISLICEGMYPSSIVDEPTFKALLRTADPRYELPSRKYFCTKAIPEKYNAIREIVLKELTEILWCGISTDMWRSENQNRSYVTLAVHFLSSSPSNCLAVNSRCLKTFEVPEENTAETITRVLYEIFIEWGINTKVFGATTDYGKDIVKACSLLDIPVQMPCLGQTFNAGIQQAFQLPKLCSLLARCRKLVEYFQQSTVAMYMLSEKQKQQNILHCMLVSDRVSWWGSTLAMLQRLKEQQFVIAAVLVEDSNNHHLMLEASEWNTIEGLVELLQPFKQVAEMMSASKYPMISMVKPLLHMLLNTTLNIKENDLKEISMAKEVIAKELSTTYQHTPEIDMFLNVATFLDPRYKKLPFLSAFERQQVENRVVEEAKGLLEKVKENTFRPEDKFFAVSEEPPAKKIIVSSTPPPTSTINNMLAEIFCQTGGVEDQEEWHAQIVEELSNFKSQKVLGLNEDPLKWWSDRLALFPVLPKVLQKYWCILATRVFPERLFGSSANVVSAKRNRLAPAHVDEQIFLYENTRNTSEAEPEDEDEGEWGLEQEQIFNLNDTVNVSSNFFNIRDSGFV from the coding sequence ATGGAGAATAAAAGCTTAGAAGGCTCGCCATCAGATCTAAAGTTAGTGGCTCATCCAAGAGCAAAGAGTAAAGTATGGAAGTACTTTGGGTTTGATACTAATGCAGAAGGATGCATATTACAGTGGAAAAAAATCTATTGTCGCATTTGCATGGCCCAAATTGCCTATTCAGGAAACACATCCAATCTTTCATACCACCTTGAGAAAAATCACCCTGATGAGTTCTGTGAATTTGTGAAAAGTAACACTGAACAAATGAGGGAAGCATTTGCTActgcattttcaaaactgaagcCAGAATCCTCACAGCAGGTTGTCCAAGACACTTTAATTATGAAGACCAGCCacaattatgaaaacaaaaagcatcaAGAACTGACTTCTGCTGTGATTAGCTTAATTTGTGAGGGCATGTATCCTTCCTCTATTGTTGATGAACCCACGTTCAAGGCACTTTTGAGAACAGCTGATCCTAGATATGAACTTCCTAGCAGGAAATATTTCTGTACAAAAGCAATTCCTGAAAAATACAATGCCATTAGAGAAATTGTGTTAAAAGAACTTACAGAAATTCTATGGTGTGGCATATCCACTGACATGTGGAGAAGTGAAAACCAGAATAGATCATATGTAACGCTTGCAGTTCATTTTCTCAGCAGTAGTCCTTCTAACTGTCTAGCTGTTAACTCCAGATGTTTAAAAACATTTGAAGTGCCAGAGGAAAATACTGCTGAAACAATTACACGCGTCCTTTATGAAATTTTTATTGAATGGGGGATCAATACAAAAGTCTTCGGTGCTACCACAGATTATGGCAAAGACATTGTGAAAGCTTGCTCTCTCCTAGATATTCCAGTACAAATGCCTTGTTTGGGACAGACTTTTAATGCAGGAATACAGCAAGCTTTTCAGCTTCCAAAACTGTGCAGCCTCCTTGCCAGATGCCGAAAACTGGTGGAATATTTTCAGCAGTCAACAGTAGCAATGTACATGTTAagtgagaagcagaagcaacaaaaTATTCTGCACTGCATGCTTGTAAGTGATCGTGTTTCCTGGTGGGGAAGCACACTTGCCATGTTGCAGCGTCTTAAAGAGCAGCAGTTTGTAATTGCAGCTGTTCTTGTGGAGGACAGCAATAACCACCATCTGATGTTGGAAGCCAGCGAGTGGAATACAATTGAAGGCTTGGTGGAACTACTTCAGCCCTTTAAACAGGTTGCTGAGATGATGTCTGCTTCAAAATATCCAATGATCAGTATGGTGAAACCACTCCTCCACATGCTTCTGAATACCACATTGAACATCAAAGAGAATGATTTGAAAGAAATTAGCATGGCCAAGGAAGTGATAGCCAAAGAGTTGTCAACAACATACCAGCATACACCTGAGATAGATATGTTTCTCAATGTTGCAACCTTTCTTGACCCTAGGTACAAAAAATTACCTTTCCTTTCAGCATTTGAACGGCAACAGGTAGAAAACAGAGTGGTGGAAGAAGCAAAAGGCCTTTTGGAAAAGGTAAAAGAAAACACTTTCAGGCCTGAAGACAAGTTCTTTGCAGTGTCAGAAGAGCCACCTGCAAAAAAAATAATCGTctcctctacccctccccctaccAGCACAATCAATAATATGCTCGCGGAAATCTTTTGCCAGACAGGAGGGGTGGAAGACCAAGAGGAGTGGCATGCTCAGATTGTTGAGGAGTTGAGCAACTTTAAGTCACAAAAGGTTCTTGGTCTGAATGAAGACCCACTTAAGTGGTGGTCTGACAGACTAGCATTATTTCCTGTTTTACCGAAGGTACTACAGAAATATTGGTGTATTCTGGCCACAAGAGTCTTCCCGGAACGCCTTTTTGGTTCCTCTGCTAATGTTGTAAGTGCTAAGAGAAACCGGTTAGCCCCAGCTCATGTTGATGAGCAGATCTTTTTGTATGAAAACACTCGCAATACGTCTGAAGCAGAACCTGAAGATGAGGACGAAGGCGAGTGGGGCTTGGAACAGGAacagatttttaatttaaatgacacAGTAAATGTAAGCAGCAATTTCTTTAATATCCGAGACAGTGGGTTCGTTTAA